Within the Opitutaceae bacterium genome, the region GCTCGCTCCGGAGAAGAAGCTCATGCTTCGGAATGCCTGGCGAAACAACACGTTCTCCATTCTGAAAGTGCTGCAGGGCACCATTCCGACCCTTTTGATGGCGCGCATGCAGTCGCCTGCGGAAGCTGCTGCCTTTTTCCTTGGCCAGCGGGTGGCGTCGCGACTCGGGGTGCTTGTCGCCCCGATTACAGATGTCGCCTTCAGGGAATCCGCGGAAGGCAGGCTTGGCCGTGGATCTGGCGAGACAGCCAAGCAACTCGCAAAGGTCACCTTCATTGTCGCGGCATTCGTAGCTCCGGCCCTGCTTCTCTTCTGCGTTTTTGGACAGTGGTCTGTCCCTTTCATATTCGGAGAGTCTTACCGACCGGATGTGGATGTGGTCCGCTGGGTGGTCGGCACCGTCAGCCTGGCCCTGCTGATGAATCCGCTTGGGTCCCTTCTGATTCTTGAGGACCGCGTCCAATGGTTAAACGCAGGGTTCTTCTGTGGATTTGTGGCGCAAGTCTTCCTGTTGCTCCTGTTGGTGCCGGACCATGGGGCATTAGGCGCATCCTGGTCGCTTGCTGCGTTCTATTCGGTGGTAATGGCCGCACATGTGTTTGCGGGCCTTAAACTGTTCAAGGGAGCCCGTCCGTGAAGCGCCTCCTCGTTCTGACCCTCTCATGCGGCGAAAACGAACGCGCCGTTTGCTTCGAGACGCTCCGAAACCAGAATTTTCAGGACTTTGACCATCTTGAGATCGCCGACCTCCCAAACAGGGAGGCTCACGCGACTCTCTATCGGAACATCGAGAGGAAGCGCGGCCAGTACAGGTGGTTCCTCAAGCTTGATGCTGACATGGTGCTCCGCCATCAAGCCGCTCTCGGGCAGATGATCGACACCGCCGAAAGCCTTCCCAGGGCTGATCACCTCACCTGGCATGTACTCGACTTCCTTTCCGAGACCCGAATCCGAGGCATTCACCTCTTTTCGAATCGCGCAGCTTGGCCAGCGACTCTACCTGAGCTTCTTGTTGATCCTGATCCAGATATTCCAGGCGACCGTGTGGCGTTCCCCCCCAGCGTCGAGAGCGGAGTCCTGCATTCGCCGTTCCCGTCACCTGAGCAAGCATTTCGCTTCGGACTCCATCGCGGGAGTAAAGCCTTCCCTGCATCCTCCGCTTCTGTGACAATCCATAACGAGGTCTTCCAGCTTAACCTTTTGCATGCGATCTGGACGATGTTCAGGCGAAACCATGATTTGATCCGTGGTCTTGCCTTGCTGGGCGCCGAGCTTGCTCGTGTTCGCCCCGATATCGCCCGTGATTACAAGGCCAACCCGGAGGCACTACGCTACTTTGAACGGGCGTTACGCTGGGACGCTGAATCGCAAATGCAGGCACTTTCTGGCTTCTGGGGGGTGAGATTTGGCGTCCACAGAAGGGCCAGGCAAGCGCGACTAAAACTATTGGTCCTCCATGAAAAGGTCCGCGGATAGGCCCGCGTGTGGACCTCACGTCGCCCTTGCCTCGAGTGCCATGCCTGGTGCCACCTCGGCAGCACTCCTTCGGCCAAGAAGAAAGTCCAGGCGTTTGCCAAACCGGATGTGACGTCGGAGCTTCCGGAATGCCGAGGGAGCGAGTGTCGGTTTGATGCTCTCAAGCGACTTCTTGTCGGTTAATGGATTAAACCAAACCTTGTAGCGTACGACCACATCCGAAAAACCTTCCTGGAGTAGCAGATCCCGGACGTTGGCAGCGGTGAAGTGAAACAAGTGCTGGGGTGGTGACCACATTCTCCAGTGCGGTCCCAGAACCTCGATGTCGCGGCACTCGAAATTCGGAACCATTAGAAACAACCGTCCGCCCGGACGCAGCAGTCGACGCATTTCGCGAACCGCGGCCCGTGGGTGATGCACGTGTTCAAGGACTGAATTTGCGGACACCAAGTCGAAGTGTGAATCTGGATACGCGAGAGGATTCTGGAATGATCCGTCGAAACGCGAGGCGGCGCACCCAAGCGAGCGCCCCCATTCCACGCTCGTTTCGCTTACCTCGACACCATGAGCGTCCCAGCCCAGGCGCTTGGCGCGATGGAGGAACTCCCCCCTTCCAAATCCTATGTCGAGCAACCGACCTCCTTCGCTTGGGAGCCACTGGATCGGTTCGTAGGTAAGCGCCAGCGCCCAGCGAAAAGGAAAGAAGGCGAGGCGCCAGATGCCCCGCTGCTTGTGGGTCCAGTCATGGAGAAACTTAATCTCATTGAGCACCGTCGAACGAATCCGCTCGCCAGCCTGTTTCCTGCTGGTGCGACGATTGAGCAGGTCCCCCACGAGATTTCGAAGTGTGTCATCCGGTCGCGTAGAAAAGAACGAGCTTCGGTAAAACTGCCCGATCGCCTCGAGTGTGGGCCTGGGATTGGTGATGCCGACTCCGCAACCCGGGCATGCTACGATTCTCCAGCCTTCGACGTGGTGTATGTTCGATGCGGGGGCCAAATCGCTTTCGCAAAGCGGGCAAGCGCCAAGCACTTCTTGCTGGGCGGGATGAACAGGAAGGTCGGTCGGATGCGATGCGTTCAAGATGCTCGGAGGATTTGACGGTCCGGGTGGACATTCTATTGACGAAGCTAGCCGGTGGGTGACCCCACCAACTCCTGCACCGCCGCAATCACCTCCTGCGGTTCGATGAGGGGAACGAGGCTCGGCCAGACCTTCGGGTCAGGATGCCGTTTGGGATAGTGGGAATTTCGAGTCACCACGCGATGCGGGACCTTCCATGGGGTGATGCTTGCGCCGTCGCGACCATTGAGAACGACGACTGGAACCTGCAAGGCAGCCGACACATGCGCGATACCGGTGTTGAGGGCAACCAAAACGCGGCAGCGCTCAAGTACGGCCGCAACAGCGCCCATCGACAGCCGGCCTGTCGAGAGGACCGGCGGGGACTTCATACGGCTTGCGATGACGATCTCGCGCTCGCGGTGCTCGGGTACGCCGGAGAGCACCACCCGCATGCCCATCTCCGCCAATCCATCACCGAGGGCCGAAAACTTGTCGTCGGTCCAACGGTTGAACTCCGACTTTGCGCTTATGTTGATCATTGCAAGCCTCTCATGGGAGCGGACACCGTTGATAAGCAGGAACTCCTGCGCCGCGCGTCTCTCTTCAAGGCCAATCGGGTAGGTGAGACCGGGAAGTTCAGAAGGTGGCATCACCTCCCACTTTCGCAGCAGAGCCAGCACGGGCAGGGCGAACGCCTCGACCAGATGCGCATTCTCTCCAGTCAAGGGCACCCGTTCCGTGAAGAACATCCCGAGTTGTTCGGCGCCGAGCGTCGCGGGGCGATGTATCCGCTGGATCCCTACAATTCGATGGCTCGCCCGCGAAAGGCCGCTGAGAAGCGTGTCAGGAAGCTGGCTCCGCCATTGGAGGCAGGCATGCCACCGGGTGGAGCGCACCTCCTTGACGACGCGCTGCAACTCGCTTGGCGCCCCCAACAATCTCCACGGACGCCTTCGGTCCACATGCCTCTCGCCCACAAAAGGAATCACGCGGTCGACCTGCGGGAGTGTGGCGAAGTAGGCCTGCGCTTGGGCGCGAGCCAGCACTGTGATCCTGGCCTCGGGGCATGCAGCCTTCAGCACGGTCATCGCTGGCGAAGCCATGACTGCGTCGCCCAGGGCAGCCATGTGCAGATAGAGAATTTCTCGGGGCTCGGTCGTCTGAATCATGAAGACAAGGCCCTGTATGTTCTTTCGTACGCCGCGGCGTTCTCTTCGGGTGAGAAGAGTTGGTTGGAAAGACGGATACCATTTGCAGACCAGCGACGGAGGATTGGTTGGTTAGCAAGGGCAATGCGGGCCGCCTCGAGAAGCCCCAGGTAGTCACCGTGGGACACCACTCGTCCGCACTCGCCTACCTCGAGAATTTCCCGGGCCGAACTCACGTCGAATGAAATGACAGGCGTCCCTTGCGCGAGCGCCTCGATCATGCAACGGGCCAGTCCCTCGTTCTCCGTGGCAACCAGGACCAGGTCCAGGGCTAGGTACCAGTCCGTCATCGCAGACTGATAGCCACAGAAGCGGACGCGGTCGCCCAGGTTGAGCTTCGAGTGGGCTTCGAGGCAGGTCCTGGAGTAGTCGTCAGTCCCGGGAAGGAAGTCGCCCACGAACAACACCTGGCTACCGGGGCCGAGATGCTCTAGCAGTGGGCCGGCCGACTCGATAAACTTCAGCTGTGCCTTTTTTGGCGAGAACGACGCCACATAGCCGACAAGGCGGGCATCCCGAGCGAGTCCAAGTCGTTCGCGGGCGGCCTGCTTCTCCTCGGTGGTTGGAGATGCCTGCCGTCTGGATTCGACGATGCTGTAGACGTATGACAACGAGCCCGGCACCGAGCTGTTGAAGAGTGCCTCGCACCACCGCGACGCCATCTCCCTGGAAAGCACCACCTGGCGGGAGGTGAGCGAAAACCCGAACCTCCACTTGATTCGTTCAGAGCGGCTTAGGCGTGGCTTTGTATCACGAATGTTGTAGAGGACCGGTACATTCAGGAGACGCAGCCCAAACGCGGAGTGCCAGAGTGCGTGAGGATCATTCACATGCGCGACCTCGATCCTGTTCTGCCAGCTCAGCCAGGCTATGGCCAGATTCCATCTGAGGTGGGTCCAAACTCGAAGAACCGTACCCCACGCACCGCCTCCCGCCTTTCCGCCCGGGTGATAGGGCAGAGGCAGGATCGTCACGCAGTGGCCTGCCCGCCGCCAGCGTTGGGTCTTGCGCGTCTCCACTTGTGTGATGAGGTGAAGATGGGTCGCTCGATAGTGCTCGACCAGCTGGGTGAGACTCTCAAGGCCTCCGTCCGCGTTCTTTCCACTTTGGAGCGCGATCACCAAGACACGCGGCTTGGGATTGTCGGTCCGCACCTCATGAAGGGCAAGGCTCGGCTGGGCTGTCTCGAGGTGGTACACAGTTGAAGCGAGACACTCTGAGGGTAGACAGTGTCAGCTGTGTGCTACTCCTGTGTCGAACCGGTGACGTTAGGTGTGCCACGATCTTGTGCCGCATGTGAAAGCGCCGCCGCACTTGTGAAAGAATTCGATTAGCGCTTCAGGGCGTGGAATAGCTATGCGACGTGAGGCTCAACGCTCTCATCAATCCCCTGCATCACCCTTCAACACATGTTCCCGGAGCCGGGGAACAAGCGTTGGCCGAGGAAACGTCGCTCGTACCGACCCGGGCCGAGGTGGATCATTGCGTTTGGACACTGAAAGGCATTGCAATCCTTGGAGTCGTATTCCTTCACCTTTCCAGCACTCATCTCGCCGAGGACGTACGCGAGACTCTTCTGGGTGCTGGCTTCTTTTGGCAGTGGGCCACTCCGACCTTTATGAGCGTGGCGGGATTTCTATATGGTGTGTCATCCTCGGTTCGGACGGAGCATTGGTTTGGCTTTGTGAGGAGGCGTGCGAATCGTCTGCTCATACCATTCTTTGTAGTCAGTTTTGCTTATGCCGTTGCGTTTGGATTATTGGTCGAGTTCGGGGTTTTGGACGCGCGACAAGAGCAGTTTGTCTGGTGGGAGCGTTGGCTAAACACTCTGTCATCGAGTTCAGGCCGTCTTGGCGAACAGCTCTATTTCCTTCCGTACCTGCTCATGGTTTCGGCGGTGGGCGTGCTCGTGGTTAAGTTGAAGATTCCACTCGCTGGAGCCGCCGCAACCGGCCTGATGCTCCTGGTCGCCAGCCGCGCGATGCCTGAGGCGTTTAATCAGCTGCCGCTGCACCCGCCCTATCGCACCTGGGATATGTTTGCCTCGTCTCTCGGGTTGTTTCTCTTGGGCTACGTGCTGCAGCGGCGTCCCTTGGTCAGTTCCTTTTTCTGCGTGGCTGGTTCTGTGGGTGTGGCCATCGCTTTCATTTTCGAGAACCCATGGATTCTTCGTTACTTTGGCGCATTGGCGCTTTCGTCTCTTATTCTAGGTGCGCGGTTGAGTCAACCGGCGCTGGCCTGGGTCGGGAAAAGATCAGGTACGATCTTCCTCTATCACACCCCCTTTTTGTTGCAGCCACCGCTCCA harbors:
- a CDS encoding class I SAM-dependent methyltransferase codes for the protein MNASHPTDLPVHPAQQEVLGACPLCESDLAPASNIHHVEGWRIVACPGCGVGITNPRPTLEAIGQFYRSSFFSTRPDDTLRNLVGDLLNRRTSRKQAGERIRSTVLNEIKFLHDWTHKQRGIWRLAFFPFRWALALTYEPIQWLPSEGGRLLDIGFGRGEFLHRAKRLGWDAHGVEVSETSVEWGRSLGCAASRFDGSFQNPLAYPDSHFDLVSANSVLEHVHHPRAAVREMRRLLRPGGRLFLMVPNFECRDIEVLGPHWRMWSPPQHLFHFTAANVRDLLLQEGFSDVVVRYKVWFNPLTDKKSLESIKPTLAPSAFRKLRRHIRFGKRLDFLLGRRSAAEVAPGMALEARAT
- a CDS encoding glycosyltransferase family 9 protein — translated: MIQTTEPREILYLHMAALGDAVMASPAMTVLKAACPEARITVLARAQAQAYFATLPQVDRVIPFVGERHVDRRRPWRLLGAPSELQRVVKEVRSTRWHACLQWRSQLPDTLLSGLSRASHRIVGIQRIHRPATLGAEQLGMFFTERVPLTGENAHLVEAFALPVLALLRKWEVMPPSELPGLTYPIGLEERRAAQEFLLINGVRSHERLAMINISAKSEFNRWTDDKFSALGDGLAEMGMRVVLSGVPEHREREIVIASRMKSPPVLSTGRLSMGAVAAVLERCRVLVALNTGIAHVSAALQVPVVVLNGRDGASITPWKVPHRVVTRNSHYPKRHPDPKVWPSLVPLIEPQEVIAAVQELVGSPTG
- a CDS encoding glycosyltransferase family 4 protein, with amino-acid sequence MYHLETAQPSLALHEVRTDNPKPRVLVIALQSGKNADGGLESLTQLVEHYRATHLHLITQVETRKTQRWRRAGHCVTILPLPYHPGGKAGGGAWGTVLRVWTHLRWNLAIAWLSWQNRIEVAHVNDPHALWHSAFGLRLLNVPVLYNIRDTKPRLSRSERIKWRFGFSLTSRQVVLSREMASRWCEALFNSSVPGSLSYVYSIVESRRQASPTTEEKQAARERLGLARDARLVGYVASFSPKKAQLKFIESAGPLLEHLGPGSQVLFVGDFLPGTDDYSRTCLEAHSKLNLGDRVRFCGYQSAMTDWYLALDLVLVATENEGLARCMIEALAQGTPVISFDVSSAREILEVGECGRVVSHGDYLGLLEAARIALANQPILRRWSANGIRLSNQLFSPEENAAAYERTYRALSS
- a CDS encoding acyltransferase, producing the protein MRLNALINPLHHPSTHVPGAGEQALAEETSLVPTRAEVDHCVWTLKGIAILGVVFLHLSSTHLAEDVRETLLGAGFFWQWATPTFMSVAGFLYGVSSSVRTEHWFGFVRRRANRLLIPFFVVSFAYAVAFGLLVEFGVLDARQEQFVWWERWLNTLSSSSGRLGEQLYFLPYLLMVSAVGVLVVKLKIPLAGAAATGLMLLVASRAMPEAFNQLPLHPPYRTWDMFASSLGLFLLGYVLQRRPLVSSFFCVAGSVGVAIAFIFENPWILRYFGALALSSLILGARLSQPALAWVGKRSGTIFLYHTPFLLQPPLQGIGTAFPASFQLPLALVTGVLVIMLLGVVHDWLIRSPFKRLTFA